Proteins encoded within one genomic window of Bacteroides sedimenti:
- the wecB gene encoding non-hydrolyzing UDP-N-acetylglucosamine 2-epimerase codes for MLKVMTIVGTRPEIIKLSRVMAELDKYTEHIIVHTGQNYDYELNEIFFQELHIRKPDYFLDAAGSNAAATIANVILKSDELMDQVKPDAILLYGDTNSCISVISAKRKKIPIFHMEAGNRCFDQRVPEEINRKIVDHLSDINMPLSEHARTYLLNEGLKPETVIKTGSPMKEVLMFHKEEIEKNNVLEKENLKKGEYFIVSTHREENVDSEKNFADLLDSLNAIVDKYHKKVIVSTHPRTRKKLEAIGFVNSNLMIEFMKPFGFLEYIKLQQNAFCVISDSGTITEESSILHFPAITIRQAHERPEGMDEGTLIMTGLSSERILDSIDIVTSQFAERSNVIRTIPDYETDNVSKKVVRIILSYTDYINRTVWHKEI; via the coding sequence ATGCTTAAAGTAATGACAATTGTTGGAACCCGCCCGGAAATTATTAAACTGAGCAGGGTTATGGCTGAACTTGATAAATACACAGAACATATTATTGTACACACTGGTCAGAATTACGATTATGAGTTGAATGAAATCTTCTTCCAGGAGCTTCACATTCGCAAACCGGACTATTTTTTGGATGCTGCAGGTAGCAATGCAGCCGCTACCATTGCAAATGTTATTCTGAAATCAGATGAATTGATGGATCAGGTAAAACCAGATGCTATTCTTTTATACGGGGATACAAACAGTTGTATCTCGGTAATTTCAGCCAAGCGCAAGAAAATTCCTATTTTCCACATGGAAGCCGGTAACAGATGTTTTGATCAGCGAGTGCCGGAAGAAATCAATCGTAAGATTGTAGATCATCTAAGTGATATAAATATGCCATTGTCTGAACATGCTCGTACCTATTTGCTTAATGAAGGATTGAAACCTGAAACTGTTATTAAAACTGGTTCTCCAATGAAAGAGGTTTTGATGTTTCACAAAGAGGAAATAGAGAAAAACAATGTGCTCGAAAAAGAGAACCTGAAGAAAGGTGAATATTTCATTGTCAGCACACATAGGGAAGAGAATGTTGATTCAGAGAAAAACTTCGCTGATCTGCTTGATTCTTTGAATGCTATTGTTGATAAATACCACAAAAAGGTTATTGTATCTACTCATCCTCGCACAAGAAAGAAACTTGAAGCTATAGGATTCGTTAATTCTAATCTAATGATAGAGTTTATGAAACCGTTTGGATTTCTGGAATATATCAAACTTCAACAAAATGCTTTCTGTGTAATATCTGATAGTGGTACAATTACAGAAGAATCTTCTATTTTACATTTCCCTGCAATCACTATTCGCCAGGCGCACGAACGTCCTGAAGGAATGGATGAAGGCACATTGATTATGACTGGATTAAGCAGCGAACGTATTCTTGATTCAATTGATATTGTAACTTCTCAATTTGCAGAAAGAAGCAATGTTATTAGAACTATTCCTGATTATGAAACGGATAATGTTTCAAAGAAAGTGGTTCGCATTATCCTGTCTTATACTGATTATATTAATCGTACTGTTTGGCATAAAGAGATCTAA
- a CDS encoding dTDP-6-deoxy-3,4-keto-hexulose isomerase has product MNKVVNTIEGGIYKDVRGQIRYVNDFDFKGVKRFYVIEHPDTSVVRAWQGHQFERKWFYVTKGSFCVAWVKIDDWENPSKDLKPEYVVLKDTESKIVCVPTGYANGLKALEPGSKIIVYSDMDVEESIKEKIRYDKDMWMDWERVIP; this is encoded by the coding sequence ATGAATAAAGTCGTTAATACAATAGAAGGCGGTATCTATAAGGATGTCCGCGGCCAGATTCGTTATGTGAACGATTTTGACTTTAAAGGAGTGAAACGCTTCTATGTGATTGAACACCCTGATACCTCGGTAGTGAGGGCATGGCAAGGACATCAGTTTGAGCGTAAATGGTTTTACGTAACCAAAGGTTCGTTCTGTGTGGCCTGGGTAAAAATTGATGATTGGGAAAACCCATCAAAAGATTTGAAACCGGAATATGTGGTACTGAAAGACACGGAAAGCAAGATAGTATGCGTGCCAACCGGATACGCCAACGGACTGAAAGCCCTGGAACCCGGTTCCAAAATAATTGTTTACTCGGATATGGACGTAGAAGAATCGATCAAAGAAAAGATTCGCTACGATAAAGATATGTGGATGGATTGGGAAAGAGTTATACCATAA
- a CDS encoding dTDP-4-dehydrorhamnose reductase family protein — MMKKKVLLFGATGMAGHIAYYYLNSTGKYDITNVVYRNKLTENSIIVDVTDKDAVAEVVRNTKPELILNCIGVLIRGSKEHPDNAIYINAYFPHLLKKLSDEVNAKLIHISTDCVFSGKKGNYTEEDFRDADDVYGRSKALGEIINDKDLTIRTSIIGPELKKNGEGLFHWFMNQSGVINGYKTAIWGGVTTLELAKAIDTAIDEDKRGLVQLSNGIGISKYDLLNLFKEIWNKDNITILPYDGNGVDKSIAESKRFDYKVPGYKEMLLEQYEWMIKYKSLYKDLY; from the coding sequence ATAATGAAGAAGAAAGTTCTATTGTTTGGTGCTACAGGCATGGCAGGTCATATAGCTTATTATTATTTGAATAGTACCGGTAAATATGATATTACAAATGTTGTTTATCGCAATAAGTTAACTGAAAATAGCATAATAGTAGACGTTACTGATAAAGATGCTGTTGCTGAAGTAGTGCGGAATACAAAACCTGAACTCATTCTTAACTGTATTGGGGTCTTAATCAGAGGCTCGAAAGAGCATCCGGATAACGCAATTTATATTAATGCATATTTTCCTCATTTATTAAAGAAATTGTCAGATGAGGTAAATGCCAAACTGATTCATATAAGTACAGATTGTGTTTTCTCCGGAAAGAAAGGTAATTATACAGAAGAGGATTTCAGAGATGCTGATGATGTCTATGGACGGAGTAAGGCTTTAGGTGAAATAATTAATGATAAGGATCTTACTATCCGGACATCTATTATTGGCCCAGAGTTGAAGAAGAATGGGGAAGGGCTTTTCCATTGGTTTATGAACCAATCAGGTGTAATAAACGGGTATAAAACTGCTATCTGGGGTGGGGTTACTACACTAGAATTAGCGAAAGCAATTGATACCGCAATTGATGAAGATAAAAGAGGGTTAGTACAATTAAGTAACGGTATTGGTATAAGTAAATATGACCTTTTGAATCTCTTCAAAGAAATCTGGAATAAGGATAACATAACAATTCTGCCATATGATGGTAATGGTGTCGATAAATCGATTGCAGAATCAAAGCGGTTTGACTATAAAGTTCCTGGATATAAGGAAATGCTTCTTGAACAATATGAATGGATGATTAAATATAAAAGTCTTTATAAGGATTTATATTAA
- a CDS encoding polysaccharide biosynthesis protein, with protein MSIFKDKVLLITGGTGSFGNAVLKRFLNSDIKEIRIFSRDEKKQDDMRHQLQNPKVKFYIGDVRDKRSVDGAMGGVDYVFAAAALKQVPSCEFFPMQAVRTNVIGTENVLDSAIQHGVKNVVVLSTDKACYPINAMGISKAMMEKVAIAKGRQLGENGATTICCTRYGNVMASRGSVIPLWVDQMKAGKDITLTDPNMTRFMMTLDDAVDLVIYAFQHGQNGDLFVQKAPAATLDTLATALKELYKMDATVRVIGTRHGEKLYESLVTREEMAKAVDMGQYYCIPCDDRDLNYDKYFVEGQEKVSRSEDYHSHNTHRLTVDEMKQLLLKLDMVKEDLNA; from the coding sequence ATGTCAATCTTTAAAGATAAAGTATTGTTAATTACCGGAGGAACAGGTTCTTTTGGTAATGCTGTTTTAAAAAGATTTCTGAATTCTGATATCAAAGAAATCAGAATTTTTAGTAGAGATGAAAAGAAGCAAGATGATATGCGTCATCAACTTCAAAATCCCAAAGTGAAGTTTTATATTGGTGATGTTCGTGATAAGCGCTCTGTTGATGGAGCAATGGGAGGTGTTGATTATGTTTTTGCAGCTGCTGCACTGAAGCAAGTTCCATCTTGTGAATTCTTTCCCATGCAAGCTGTGCGTACTAATGTTATAGGAACAGAGAATGTTCTTGATTCTGCTATTCAGCATGGAGTTAAGAATGTAGTTGTTCTTTCTACAGATAAGGCCTGTTATCCCATTAACGCTATGGGTATCAGTAAGGCTATGATGGAAAAGGTAGCGATTGCAAAAGGTCGCCAATTAGGTGAGAATGGTGCTACTACCATTTGCTGCACTCGTTACGGAAATGTAATGGCAAGCCGTGGATCGGTTATTCCTTTGTGGGTTGATCAGATGAAAGCTGGAAAGGATATTACACTCACAGATCCTAATATGACACGGTTTATGATGACGCTGGATGATGCTGTGGATTTGGTTATCTATGCATTTCAACATGGGCAAAACGGCGATTTGTTTGTTCAAAAAGCGCCGGCTGCTACTTTGGATACTTTAGCAACAGCATTAAAAGAGTTGTATAAAATGGATGCCACTGTGCGTGTAATTGGAACACGTCATGGAGAAAAATTATATGAATCATTGGTAACTCGTGAAGAGATGGCTAAAGCTGTAGATATGGGACAATATTATTGCATTCCATGTGATGATCGTGATTTGAATTATGATAAATACTTTGTAGAAGGTCAGGAGAAAGTTTCCAGATCAGAAGATTATCATTCTCACAATACACATCGTTTAACTGTAGACGAGATGAAACAATTGCTTTTAAAACTTGATATGGTGAAGGAGGATTTGAATGCTTAA
- the plsY gene encoding glycerol-3-phosphate 1-O-acyltransferase PlsY, with product MVFEVLFILAAYLLGSVPFGYLFTKYATGQNILQLGSMSIGSTNVERVAGKKIALLTQVCDMLKGLLPVGSAILLQREGLVTIQPYFIYLIAFAAILGHNFSLFLKLKGGKGVNTTLGASILLAPIQVLVSVALFYLVKRLTKYVSVGSICLGISLPLTSLFFPLSYCFYYLLAAALLIIIMHIPNIRRLVQGNENASSNLKKKNVENR from the coding sequence ATGGTGTTCGAAGTTTTATTCATCCTGGCAGCCTATTTGCTGGGATCGGTACCATTTGGATATCTCTTCACCAAATATGCCACCGGTCAGAATATCCTCCAACTGGGAAGCATGAGTATCGGATCCACCAATGTAGAGCGGGTAGCAGGCAAAAAGATTGCCCTGCTCACCCAAGTCTGCGACATGCTCAAAGGCCTCTTGCCCGTTGGCTCTGCCATCCTGCTACAAAGAGAAGGGCTCGTAACCATTCAGCCCTATTTTATCTATCTCATTGCATTCGCAGCAATACTGGGGCATAATTTCTCACTCTTTCTAAAACTGAAAGGAGGAAAAGGAGTCAATACCACCCTGGGAGCCTCCATATTGCTTGCCCCCATACAGGTTCTGGTTTCGGTAGCCCTCTTTTATCTTGTAAAAAGACTCACAAAATACGTCTCCGTAGGCTCCATCTGTTTGGGTATATCATTACCGCTCACCTCACTCTTCTTTCCCCTCTCCTACTGTTTTTACTATTTACTAGCCGCAGCGTTGCTTATCATCATCATGCACATTCCCAATATCCGCAGACTCGTTCAGGGTAACGAAAATGCAAGCTCCAATCTGAAGAAAAAGAATGTAGAAAATAGATAA
- a CDS encoding AbiJ-NTD4 domain-containing protein has product MDKNTTSFSERNGYVTPPKIYIREELTPELIIAICNSLEFLKRKDCLFFYKLERYMWCKVFNRRINDFGTPAKGYVSVSFDYIENPKKLWYEKLDYLEVIIAYAKKNSEECYSFLVEHLNFYFQSLNFAYRIVDSQIKEILPGEEIDVLTTSEPQIEERKSLKSHLKSLSLLSVFSW; this is encoded by the coding sequence ATGGATAAAAATACGACTAGTTTTTCTGAAAGAAATGGATATGTAACACCCCCCAAAATATATATTAGAGAAGAATTGACGCCTGAATTAATCATTGCAATCTGTAATTCTCTGGAATTTTTAAAAAGAAAAGATTGTTTGTTCTTTTACAAACTGGAAAGATACATGTGGTGCAAAGTTTTTAATAGAAGAATTAATGATTTTGGCACTCCGGCAAAAGGATACGTATCTGTTTCTTTTGATTATATTGAAAATCCTAAAAAGCTGTGGTACGAGAAGTTAGATTATCTTGAAGTAATTATTGCCTATGCAAAAAAGAATAGCGAAGAATGCTATTCATTCCTCGTTGAACATTTAAATTTCTACTTCCAAAGCTTAAATTTTGCTTACAGAATTGTGGACAGTCAAATTAAAGAAATATTGCCTGGCGAGGAAATAGATGTATTGACCACCAGCGAGCCGCAAATTGAGGAACGCAAAAGCCTGAAATCGCATTTAAAGTCTTTGTCGCTTCTTTCTGTTTTTAGCTGGTAA
- a CDS encoding glycosyltransferase family 4 protein yields the protein MKKEGKTLILCEVFYPEDFIINDLARQWQKEKKDFEVLTRTPSYPFGKVFDGYKNRVYHTTELGSVKVHRVPVLQGYQKSMTIKILNYFMFVFWSTLVALFIGRKFNKVFIYQTGPLTLATAGIILKKIYKADVTIWTQDLWPETVFACGVKKTKLISVPLDNFVKWVYKNCDNILISCEGFAERIHKFVPEKNLTFVPNWSLMKYEPKKEVELPGEHNFTFAGNIGKVQNLDNIVRGFNYFVKENPSSYLNIIGDGSYLNELKEIVEQEKIPNVNFTGRIPLKDMSDYYKASDVLIISLVDVPLYERMIPSKFQAYLTTAKPIYSIFKGEVSHIVDKYEIGYTAHPSDVEDIAQGFSKFKELSEEELSIISERSQYLSDSVFNRERIISNINNNVWTN from the coding sequence ATGAAAAAAGAAGGTAAAACACTTATTTTATGTGAGGTCTTCTATCCTGAAGATTTCATCATCAATGATTTAGCACGACAATGGCAAAAAGAAAAAAAGGATTTTGAGGTTTTAACAAGAACCCCTTCATATCCTTTTGGTAAAGTATTTGATGGTTATAAGAATAGGGTATATCATACCACGGAGCTAGGTTCTGTAAAAGTTCATAGAGTTCCGGTACTGCAAGGCTATCAAAAAAGTATGACTATCAAGATTCTGAACTATTTTATGTTTGTTTTTTGGAGTACTCTTGTGGCTTTGTTCATTGGGCGCAAGTTCAATAAAGTTTTTATCTATCAGACTGGTCCTTTGACCTTGGCAACTGCAGGTATAATTTTGAAGAAGATATATAAAGCAGATGTTACTATCTGGACACAAGATTTATGGCCTGAAACAGTCTTTGCATGTGGGGTGAAGAAAACCAAACTGATTAGTGTACCTCTTGATAATTTTGTAAAGTGGGTATATAAGAACTGTGATAATATCCTTATTTCTTGTGAGGGTTTTGCCGAGCGTATTCATAAATTTGTTCCAGAAAAGAATTTAACGTTTGTACCTAACTGGTCTTTGATGAAGTACGAACCTAAAAAAGAAGTTGAATTACCAGGAGAACATAATTTTACTTTCGCCGGTAATATTGGTAAAGTTCAGAATCTTGATAATATTGTAAGAGGATTTAATTATTTTGTGAAGGAAAATCCATCATCTTATTTGAATATAATTGGTGATGGGTCATATCTGAATGAACTTAAAGAAATTGTTGAGCAGGAAAAAATACCTAATGTGAATTTTACTGGTAGAATTCCTCTTAAAGATATGTCTGATTATTATAAAGCAAGTGATGTGCTTATAATTTCTTTAGTCGATGTTCCTTTATATGAGAGAATGATACCTTCGAAATTTCAGGCATATTTAACCACTGCAAAGCCAATCTATTCCATTTTTAAAGGTGAAGTTAGTCATATTGTTGATAAATATGAGATAGGTTATACTGCACATCCATCAGATGTTGAAGATATTGCACAAGGTTTTAGCAAATTTAAGGAACTATCTGAAGAAGAGTTGAGTATTATTTCAGAACGTTCTCAATATTTATCAGATTCTGTGTTTAATAGAGAAAGAATTATTTCAAACATAAATAACAATGTTTGGACGAATTAA
- a CDS encoding peroxiredoxin produces the protein MEKISIGSTVPLFSLKDQFGNTFQLSSVIGKKNLIIYFYPKDDSPGCTREACSFRDQYEVFNNNDTMIIGISAQSVKSHLQFAQKHRLNYTLLSDEGNKVRKQFGVPSNLMGLLPGRVTYVVNKEGKVVFMFNSQINAGQHVEEALRIIKDLE, from the coding sequence ATGGAAAAAATAAGCATCGGGAGCACCGTTCCCCTATTTTCACTGAAAGATCAGTTTGGCAATACATTCCAGCTCAGTTCTGTTATTGGAAAGAAGAATCTTATTATTTATTTCTATCCCAAAGACGATAGTCCCGGTTGCACCCGCGAGGCATGTTCCTTTCGCGATCAGTACGAAGTCTTTAACAATAACGACACCATGATTATCGGCATCAGTGCACAATCCGTAAAGAGCCATCTGCAATTTGCACAAAAGCACAGGTTAAATTACACGCTGCTCAGTGACGAAGGCAATAAAGTGCGCAAACAGTTTGGCGTGCCATCCAATCTGATGGGTCTACTCCCCGGTCGCGTTACCTACGTTGTCAATAAAGAGGGAAAAGTGGTGTTTATGTTCAATTCCCAAATCAATGCCGGGCAGCATGTAGAAGAGGCGTTGAGAATCATTAAAGATCTGGAATAA
- a CDS encoding ATP-binding protein, with the protein MKTPKTIKKRDGYIARIVPFMRKPLIKVLTGQRRVGKSYLLFQLMELVQNEEPDAHIIYINREDMEFDFMRTAVDLNEYVLANRKEGVRNYIFIDEIQDVVEFEKALRSLLLDENNDIYITGSNARLLSGELATYLSGRYVEFKVYSLAYTEFLQFHELENNAASYDLYTRYGGLPYLINLELNDDVVNEYLKSIYSTIVFRDVVSRYNLRNTAFLEKLIQFLSENIGSLFSAKNISDYLKSQHTQISVNQIQNYVEYLANAFLIHRVGRYDLVGKRFFEIGEKYYFENMGIRNVIIGYRLQDRAKILENIVYNHLLYRGYNLKVGMSASSKIDFVCEKGAEKLYVQVTLKLESEATIEREFGNLLKVQDNYPKIVVSEDDFRGNSYQGIKHVFIRDFLVNY; encoded by the coding sequence ATGAAAACTCCTAAGACTATTAAAAAGAGAGACGGCTATATAGCACGTATTGTTCCGTTTATGAGAAAACCGCTGATTAAAGTATTGACGGGTCAACGGCGTGTGGGGAAAAGCTATCTGTTGTTTCAGTTGATGGAGCTAGTGCAGAACGAGGAACCTGATGCTCATATTATTTATATCAACCGGGAAGATATGGAGTTTGACTTTATGCGAACGGCTGTGGATTTGAATGAGTATGTTCTTGCTAACCGGAAAGAAGGGGTGCGAAACTATATCTTTATTGATGAGATTCAAGATGTAGTGGAGTTTGAAAAGGCTCTGCGCTCTTTGTTGCTGGACGAAAACAATGATATTTATATAACGGGAAGCAACGCCAGGTTGCTCTCGGGCGAACTGGCTACCTACTTAAGTGGCAGGTATGTGGAGTTTAAAGTGTACAGTTTGGCATACACGGAGTTTCTGCAGTTTCATGAGTTGGAAAATAATGCCGCCAGCTACGATTTATATACCCGATATGGAGGATTACCTTATCTGATTAATCTCGAACTGAATGATGATGTGGTCAATGAATATCTGAAGAGTATCTATTCAACCATCGTGTTCCGGGATGTGGTGAGTCGTTACAATCTTCGGAATACTGCTTTCCTGGAAAAACTGATTCAATTCCTTTCGGAAAATATTGGTTCGCTGTTTTCGGCAAAGAATATCAGTGATTATCTTAAATCACAACATACCCAGATTTCTGTCAATCAAATTCAGAACTATGTGGAATACCTGGCGAATGCATTCCTGATTCACCGGGTTGGACGATATGACTTGGTTGGTAAACGTTTCTTTGAGATTGGTGAAAAGTATTATTTCGAGAATATGGGTATCCGGAATGTGATTATTGGTTACCGCTTGCAAGACAGAGCGAAGATTCTGGAAAACATTGTTTATAATCATCTTTTGTATCGGGGGTATAACTTGAAAGTGGGAATGTCTGCTTCCTCGAAAATTGATTTTGTTTGTGAGAAGGGGGCTGAGAAGCTTTATGTGCAAGTGACTTTGAAACTGGAAAGCGAAGCGACGATTGAACGGGAATTTGGCAATCTGCTTAAAGTGCAGGATAACTATCCAAAAATTGTAGTTAGTGAAGATGATTTTCGCGGAAATAGCTATCAAGGAATTAAACATGTGTTTATCAGGGATTTTTTGGTAAACTATTGA